Proteins encoded together in one Vitis vinifera cultivar Pinot Noir 40024 chromosome 4, ASM3070453v1 window:
- the LOC104879126 gene encoding naringenin,2-oxoglutarate 3-dioxygenase, with protein sequence MEPTTVESFPSETQTRLHPSFVLDEEERPKVAYNHFSDAIPVISLAGIDEADGRRLDICQKIVEACEEWGIFQVVDHGVDSHLISEMFRLFGEFFALPPDEKLRFDMSSSKKGGFLVSSHLRGEAVHNWREFLTYFSYPLRERDYSMWPEKPEGLTAVMKEYSEKLMGLACKLLEVMSEAMGLEKEALFKACVDIDQKVLVNFYPKCPQPDLTLGLKRHTDPGTITLLLQDQVGGLQATRDGGKTWITVQPVEGAFVANLGDHGHFMSNGRFKRAEHQVVVNSNCDRFSIATFQNPAPEAIVYPLKIEEGEKAVLEEAITFQEMYVRKMNRDVNRPWLKKPVKDHQSYDFDHQSKLAPKLAENIFV encoded by the exons ATGGAGCCAACAACTGTAGAGTCTTTCCCTTCTGAGACTCAAACCAGGCTTCATCCCAGTTTCGTACTCGACGAGGAGGAGCGTCCCAAGGTGGCATACAACCATTTCAGCGACGCCATTCCCGTGATATCTCTCGCCGGTATCGATGAAGCCGATGGCCGTAGGTTGGACATTTGCCAGAAAATTGTGGAGGCGTGTGAGGAGTGGGGGATCTTCCAAGTGGTTGATCATGGCGTTGATTCTCATCTCATTTCAGAGATGTTTCGTCTCTTTGGAGAGTTCTTCGCTCTTCCTCCAGATGAGAAACTTCGATTTGACATGTCAAGCAGCAAAAAAGGCGGTTTTCTTGTCTCTAGCCACCTTCGA GGAGAAGCGGTGCACAATTGGCGGGAGTTTTTAACTTACTTCTCATACCCACTTCGGGAGAGGGACTACTCAATGTGGCCGGAAAAGCCGGAGGGATTGACGGCAGTGATGAAGGAGTACAGCGAGAAGCTCATGGGTTTGGCATGCAAGTTGCTGGAGGTGATGTCTGAGGCTATGGGTTTGGAGAAGGAGGCCTTGTTTAAGGCCTGTGTGGACATAGACCAGAAG gtGTTGGTCAATTTCTACCCCAAATGTCCACAACCGGACCTCACTCTCGGACTCAAGCGCCATACGGATCCCGGTACCATCACGCTGCTGCTTCAGGATCAGGTGGGTGGGCTTCAGGCTACAAGGGATGGTGGAAAGACTTGGATCACCGTTCAGCCTGTTGAAGGAGCTTTTGTTGCCAACCTTGGAGATCATGGCCAT TTCATGAGCAATGGAAGATTCAAGCGCGCGGAACACCAAGTGGTGGTCAACTCCAACTGTGATCGATTTTCGATAGCAACATTCCAAAATCCGGCACCAGAAGCAATAGTTTATCCTCTGAAGATAGAAGAAGGAGAGAAGGCAGTGTTGGAGGAGGCCATAACCTTCCAAGAGATGTACGTGAGGAAGATGAACCGGGACGTCAACCGTCCCTGGCTAAAGAAGCCTGTCAAGGATCACCAGTCTTATGATTTTGATCATCAATCCAAACTGGCCCCCAAGCTTGCTGAGAATATTTTCGTTTAA